One window of the Salvia splendens isolate huo1 chromosome 1, SspV2, whole genome shotgun sequence genome contains the following:
- the LOC121753996 gene encoding homeotic protein knotted-1-like, translating into MEEYNHEMSGNSNSRCNFLYGDSSVYGRSSSFHLQSPNCYDQSETKQQAVKIESRNHASRFQYSAITPAAVEDHRRRHDRDDSGEAESIKAKIVAHPQYSSLLDAYMGCQKVGAPPDVVARLAVVRQEFEASQRAAAATGRNVSKDPELDQFMEAYYDMLVKYREELTKPIHEAMEFMRRIEKQLNLLTKNTTEEKYEGNGSSEEEHEDSGIETEVAEIDPRAEDRELKNHLLKKYSGYLSSLKQELSKKKKKGKLPKDARQTLLSWWELHYKWPYPSESEKLALAESTGLDQKQINNWFINQRKRHWKPSEDMQFMVMDGLQHPHAAAGLYMEGHYMGDGPYRLGP; encoded by the exons ATGGAGGAGTACAATCACGAGATGAGCGGGAACTCGAATTCGAGGTGCAATTTCCTGTACGGAGATTCATCTGTTTACGGAAGAAGCAGCTCCTTCCATCTCCAATCACCGAATTGCTACGATCAATCGGAGACCAAGCAGCAGGCGGTCAAAATTGAATCGCGAAATCACGCTTCGAGGTTCCAATACTCCGCGATTACTCCGGCTGCAGTGGAggaccaccgccgccgccacgATCGGGACGATTCCGGCGAAGCTGAGTCTATTAAAGCGAAAATTGTCGCTCATCCTCAGTATTCAAGCCTTTTGGATGCTTATATGGGCTGCCAAAAG gtGGGAGCGCCGCCGGATGTGGTGGCGCGGCTGGCGGTGGTGCGGCAGGAGTTTGAGGCGAGCCAGCGGGCTGCGGCGGCTACCGGCAGAAACGTCTCGAAGGATCCAGAACTCGACCAATTCATG GAAGCGTATTATGATATGTTAGTGAAGTATAGAGAGGAGCTGACGAAGCCGATTCATGAAGCTATGGAGTTCATGCGACGCATTGAGAAGCAGCTCAATTTGCTCACCAAAAACACTACAG AGGAGAAATACGAGGGCAATGGTTCGTCTGAAGAAGAGCACGAGGACAGTGGCATCGAGACAGAAGTTGCGGAGATTGACCCGAGAGCAGAAGACCGGGAGCTGAAGAACCACCTCTTGAAGAAGTACAGCGGATACCTGAGCAGCCTCAAGCAGGAGCtctcgaagaagaagaagaaagggaaaCTCCCCAAAGACGCGAGGCAAACGCTCCTCAGCTGGTGGGAGTTGCACTACAAGTGGCCTTACCCTTCg GAGTCGGAGAAGCTGGCGCTGGCAGAGTCGACAGGGTTGGACCAGAAGCAGATAAACAACTGGTTCATAAACCAAAGGAAACGGCATTGGAAGCCGTCTGAAGATATGCAGTTCATGGTGATGGATGGGCTGCAGCACCCACATGCTGCAGCAGGGCTTTACATGGAAGGCCATTATATGGGTGACGGGCCTTACAGATTGGGGCCGTGA
- the LOC121792325 gene encoding CSC1-like protein RXW8, which translates to MNVGGLLASAGVNSVICLGVFSLYSVLRKQPSFVAVYFGHKIAESKSKRHDPFWLGRLVPSASWVVKAWDATEDELYVAGGVDAVVFLRAVVFSIKLCTVASIICLAFVLPLNYFGKKRQHKHIREELLTVFTIGNVQRGSEWLGFHCLVLHIITICACVFLYSEFKYIMKMRLNHINSPLYHPSQFTVVVRAIPWIDQESYSDTLARFFTDFYASSYLSHQMVYERSAIQKLMSDAERMYTILRNIHMERRYVKRLLRCGFCGSHNNASQDFRALSDESNSVTNEETFLDDSDVRKKECGAALVFFTTRYAALVASEALQSQNPMAWVTNAAPEPRDVFWANLCVSYQSLWIRKIIVVVASIFFVTFFLFPVVFTQSLVHLDKLTKLLPFLEKVVKRVVLEQLVTGYLPSVILTLFLCLVPPVMYVFSTLEGVISRSERKRSACIKVLYFVIWNVFFANILTEAAIDHYQISILRLGDYKNIPTLLAKAVPTTATFFMTYCLTSGWASLACELIQPFPLVANLFTRYVLRSTEDSSIPYTFPYHTEVPRVLLFGLLGITCSTLAPLILPFVLVYFMLAFLVYRNQILNVYVTDYDTGGQYWPIIHNTTIFSLVLTQVIALGVFGIKDAPGPSTFTFPLIVVTLLFNQFCRQRFLPVFFRTPAKSVIEMDRRDEQSGQMAEIHQSLLTDYTQYTSESENKNKEMISRTDAELDETEKGDISHA; encoded by the exons ATGAACGTTGGTGGTCTGTTGGCTTCTGCTGGTGTGAATAGTGTTATCTGCCTTGGCGTCTTCTCCTTGTATTCTGTGTTGAGAAAGCAACCAAGCTTCGTGGCTGTCTACTTTGGGCACAAGATTGCTGAATCCAAATCCAAGCGCCACGATCCCTTCTGGCTCGGGAGGCTCGTCCCTTCCGCGAGCTGGGTCGTCAAGGCCTGGGACGCAACCGAGGACGAATTGTACGTCGCCGGGGGCGTCGACGCCGTTGTCTTTCTACGTGCAGTCGTCTTCAG TATCAAATTGTGCACCGTGGCATCTATCATATGCCTGGCGTTTGTTCTTCctcttaattattttgggaaGAAAAGGCAGCACAAGCACATCAGAGAAGAGCTTTTAACTGTTTTCACCATTGGCAATGTCCAAAGAGGATCAGAATG GCTAGGTTTTCATTGTCTTGTATTACATATCATAACTATATGCGCATGTGTCTTTCTTTACTCT GAATTCAAGTACATCATGAAGATGAGATTAAACCACATAAATTCACCTCTTTACCATCCTAGTCAGTTTACAGTAGTTGTCCGAGCAATCCCATGGATAGACCAAGAATCATATAGTGATACTCTAGCCAGATTCTTCACAGATTTCTATGCATCAAGCTACTTATCCCATCAAATGGTTTATGAGAGGAGTGCAATCCAGAAATTGATG AGTGATGCTGAAAGGATGTACACGATACTCAGAAACATCCACATGGAGAGACGATATGTGAAAAGACTATTGAGATGCGGGTTTTGTGGAAGCCATAATAATGCTTCACAAGATTTCAGGGCACTTTCCGACGAATCTAATAGTGTTACGAATGAAGAAACCTTCCTTGACGATTCAGATGTAAGAAAAA AGGAGTGTGGAGCAGCACTAGTTTTCTTCACGACTCGTTATGCTGCGCTGGTTGCATCGGAGGCTCTTCAATCGCAGAACCCCATGGCATGGGTGACCAATGCTGCTCCTGAACCACGTGACGTGTTTTGGGCTAATCTCTGCGTCTCTTACCAAAGCCTTTGGATTCGAAAGATTATAGTTGTAGTTGCCTCCATTTTTTTCGTCACTTTCTTCCTTTTCCCTGTTGTTTTTACACAGTCTCTTGTCCATCTTGATAAACTAACAAAGTTGCTACCATTCTTGGAGAAGGTTGTAAAAAG GGTAGTTTTGGAACAACTGGTGACCGGATATCTGCCTAGTGTTATACTAACTTTATTTCTATGCTTGGTTCCACCGGTGATGTATGTGTTCTCGACGTTGGAGGGCGTGATTTCGCGCAGCGAGAGGAAGAGAAGTGCTTGCATCAAAGTTCTATACTTCGTCATATGGAATGTTTTCTTTGCTAACATCTTGACAGAGGCAGCTATCGACCATTACCAAATCTCAATCCTCAGGCTAGGAGACTACAAAAACATACCTACTTTGCTTGCCAAAGCCGTCCCAACCACg GCAACCTTCTTCATGACATACTGTCTAACATCAGGGTGGGCTAGCTTGGCTTGTGAGCTGATTCAGCCATTCCCTCTCGTCGCCAACCTGTTCACTAGATACGTACTTCGAAGCACTGAAGACTCATCCATTCCATATACATTTCCTTACCACACAGAAGTTCCGAGAGTTCTCTTGTTTGGTCTGCTCGGTATCACATGCTCCACCTTAGCGCCGTTGATACTGCCATTCGTGCTTGTCTACTTCATGCTCGCATTCCTCGTGTATCGCAACCAAATACTTAATGTGTATGTGACTGACTACGACACCGGCGGCCAGTATTGGCCGATTATCCACAACACCACTATCTTCTCCCTCGTCCTGACGCAGGTCATTGCTCTCGGAGTCTTTGGGATAAAAGACGCACCAGGGCCTTCCACGTTTACTTTCCCTCTCATCGTCGTGACTCTTCTTTTTAACCAGTTCTGCAGGCAGAGGTTTCTGCCAGTCTTCTTCAGAACTCCTGCTAAG AGTGTTATTGAGATGGACCGTAGAGACGAACAAAGCGGGCAAATGGCGGAAATCCATCAGAGCTTGCTAACAGATTACACTCAGTACACTTCAGAGAGTGAGAATAAGAATAAAGAAATGATTAGTAGAACTGATGCTGAACTTGATGAAACTGAGAAGGGAGATATATCTCATGCTTAA
- the LOC121754007 gene encoding pentatricopeptide repeat-containing protein At2g13420, mitochondrial-like — MMNFSVRVRGLGLPANDFFLSRFNFVKTASQLKFFHSFSDSEDDSSPPSLSVRKPSLPPLQNSPEADSLCQILIRHHNPFHHMESSIQLHGISLSPHLVHQTLLRLNHHSKIALAFFKFTQSYSPSPSHLLDTAAYNLIINILCRVRQFDVAWQLIMQMDSENSASKPDFTTFFVLIRRLVSAGLTRSAIRAFYDMSIFIGDEVFDSQFSFCFCYLLDTLCKYGYVKVAVEVFNKEKYRVEANAKLYTVLIYGWCKVGRIDMAERFLGEMLERGIEPNVVTYNVLLNGICRRASLHPEGRFEMVIREAESVLGEMREKGLEPDVTSYSILLHVYSRAHKPQLCLDKLAMMKEKGVCPSVATYTSVVKCLSSCGRMEEAEELLDEMLQHGVTPTAETYNCFFKEYRGRKDVDGAMRLYRKMKEGSLHSLNMHTYNILLRMLMVLDKMGLLWEVWNDLCSSGIGPDLDAYTILVHGLCEKRKWRQACELFVDMIEKGFLPQKFTFETLYRGLIQADMLRTWRMLKKKLEEESISFGEEFKQYHLNPYKR; from the coding sequence ATGATGAATTTCTCAGTTAGGGTTCGCGGCTTGGGGCTTCCTGCCAATGATTTCTTCCTATCCCGCTTCAATTTTGTTAAAACTGCCTCGCAGCTCAAATTCTTCCACTCATTTTCCGACTCCGAAGATGACAGCTCTCCACCGTCGCTCAGTGTACGGAAACCATCTCTCCCGCCGCTTCAAAACTCCCCGGAGGCGGACTCTCTCTGCCAAATCTTAATCCGCCACCACAACCCCTTCCACCACATGGAATCCTCCATCCAGCTCCACGGCATTTCCTTATCCCCGCATTTAGTCCACCAAACCCTACTCCGATTAAATCACCATTCCAAAATCGCACTCGCCTTCTTCAAATTCACCCAATCCTACTCCCCATCCCCTTCTCATCTTCTCGACACCGCAGCCTACAACCTTATCATCAACATCTTGTGCAGAGTTCGCCAGTTCGATGTCGCGTGGCAGCTGATTATGCAGATGGATAGTGAGAACAGCGCTTCAAAGCCGGATTTCACGACCTTCTTCGTCTTGATCAGGCGGCTTGTATCTGCTGGCCTCACGAGAAGTGCGATTCGTGCGTTTTACGATATGAGTATTTTTATTGGCGATGAGGTTTTCGATTCACAGTTTAGTTTCTGTTTCTGTTATCTGTTGGATACGCTCTGCAAGTATGGATATGTGAAGGTGGCGGTTGAGGTTTTCAATAAGGAGAAGTATAGAGTTGAAGCAAATGCAAAATTGTATACTGTTTTGATCTACGGGTGGTGTAAGGTCGGGAGGATCGATATGGCAGAGAGGTTTCTTGGGGAGATGTTGGAGAGAGGGATTGAGCCGAATGTGGTTACTTACAACGTGCTGTTAAACGGGATTTGCAGGCGTGCGAGCCTGCACCCGGAGGGGAGGTTTGAGATGGTTATCAGGGAGGCAGAGAGTGTTCTTGGCGAAATGCGTGAGAAGGGGTTGGAGCCTGATGTCACGAGTTACTCAATTTTGTTACACGTGTATAGCAGGGCACATAAGCCGCAGCTGTGTTTGGATAAGCTGGCAATGATGAAGGAGAAGGGGGTTTGCCCGAGTGTGGCCACGTATACCTCTGTTGTGAAGTGTCTTTCGTCTTGTGGGAGGatggaggaggccgaggagTTGTTAGATGAGATGCTACAGCATGGGGTTACTCCCACGGCAGAGACATACAATTGCTTTTTTAAGGAGTATAGAGGTAGGAAGGATGTGGATGGTGCAATGAGGTTGTATAGGAAGATGAAGGAGGGGTCTttgcattctctcaatatgcatACGTATAATATATTGTTGAGAATGCTTATGGTGTTGGATAAAATGGGACTACTGTGGGAGGTTTGGAATGATCTGTGCTCAAGTGGAATCGGGCCTGACTTGGATGCTTACACGATTTTGGTTCATGGATTGTGCGAGAAGAGGAAATGGAGACAAGCGTGTGAGTTGTTCGTGGATATGATAGAGAAAGGATTTCTTCCGCAGAAGTTCACTTTTGAGACACTGTATCGAGGGTTGATTCAAGCTGATATGTTGAGAACTTGGAGGATGTTGAAGAAGAAGCTCGAGGAAGAGTCGATATCATTTGGTGAAGAGTTCAAACAGTATCACCTCAACCCTTACAAGAGGTGA
- the LOC121754035 gene encoding probable pectin methylesterase CGR3, which produces MMVSRRPVNPARRHSEGGAAAFSSPAHFRSRPPPYLSIAALILGAILLIGYLRLGQDSLGSKLSWVQGEVSCSGEVQRAIPILKAAYGDSLHKVLHVGPEACSTVSRLLREDEADAWGVEPYDIEDADRKCKRMVQSGLVRVADIRFLLPYRTKSFSLVIVSDALDYLSAKYLNRTIPELARMSSDGLIIFTGYPRNVKAKSDRNGRSVKLRSVNWWAEYFDHLSLDENEDMTKKFEQASERMSHIPLCQIFHLKPYN; this is translated from the exons ATGATGGTCTCGCGACGGCCGGTGAATCCTGCTCGGCGCCATTCTGAAGGCGGCGCAGCTGCATTTTCATCTCCCGCCCATTTCAGATCGCGCCCTCCTCCCTACTTATCAATTGCCGCCTTAATTctg GGAGCAATCCTTCTCATTGGCTATCTCCGTCTTGGTCAAG ATTCCTTGGGGAGTAAACTCAGTTGGGTTCAAG GTGAGGTTTCATGTAGCGGAGAAGTTCAACGCGCCATTCCAATTCTGAAAGCGGCATATGGGGATAGCTTGCACAAGGTGCTGCATGTTGGTCCAGAAGCTTGTTCTACTGTTTCCAGATTGTTAAGAGAGGACGAGGCTGATGCTTGGGGCGTGGAGCCATATGATATAGAGGATGCTGATCGGAAGTGCAAAAGAATGGTGCAAAGTGGCCTCGTCCGAGTGGCTGatataaggtttttacttcccTACAGGACAAAGTCATTTTCCCTAGTGATTGTGTCGGATGCATTAGATTACTTGTCTGCAAAGTACCTGAATAGGACTATTCCTGAATTAGCAAGGATGTCATCGGATGGCCTTATCATTTTCACTG GATACCCGCGTAATGTTAAAGCTAAATCTGACAGAAATGGACGTTCG GTTAAATTGAGGAGCGTGAACTGGTGGGCTGAATACTTTGATCATCTGAGCTTAGATGAGAATGAAGATATGACTAAGAAGTTCGAACAAGCTTCAGAAAGAATGTCACACATCCCACTTTGCCAAATTTTTCATCTCAAGCCATATAACTGA